Proteins from a single region of Hermetia illucens chromosome 3, iHerIll2.2.curated.20191125, whole genome shotgun sequence:
- the LOC119651912 gene encoding uncharacterized protein LOC119651912 codes for MSDLKEDVVYLKEDIHYLCNISNNFEWTQVIERVIREKKIKNKSLKRLIKKLRITPKVKIPKSKLEGVELNKYLKSIITYDHENYAILNNNNHIINHETIKNNLEKFNKNIKISRNNLFFNYCELAKYIYYLLQSINKEFIIENLKYSRDTINKLKWLGKLISEFPKLKYLNITFNDFIYNRKNITELFSDKYKEENQFWKDNNINNNLSDISDCTDIENMCESLETDLSISGKEEHQRYEVLIENIKNIKDNLGDTINSINSIIKPNFFFEKIN; via the exons A TGTCTGATTTAAAGGAAGATGTAGTCTATCTGAAGGAAGATATACACTATCTATGTAACATTTCCAACAATTTCGAATGGACCCAAGTCATAGAACGAGTAAtaagagaaaagaaaataaaaaataaaagtttgaaAAGACTAATTAAGAAACTAAGAATAACTCCCAAAGTAAAAATTCCAAAATCTAAATTAGAAGGTGttgaattaaataaatactTAAAATCTATTATAACATATGATCATGAAAATTATgccattttaaataataataatcatataaTAAATCACGaaactataaaaaataatttagaaaaatttaataaaaatattaaaataagtagaaataatttattttttaattattgtgAATTAGCAAAGTATATTTATTATCTGCTTCAGTCTATTAATAAAGAATTTATAATAGAAAACTTAAAATATTCTAGAGATACTATAAATAAGTTAAAATGGTTAGGGAAGTTAATAAGTGAATTTCCTaaactgaaatatttaaatattaccttcaatgattttatatataatagaaaAAATATAACAGAACTCTTTAGTGACAAATATAAAGAGGAAAATCAGTTTTGGAAAGACaataatataaataacaatTTAAGTGATATTAGTGATTGTACCGATATTGAAAATATGTGTGAATCACTAGAAACTGATCTCTCTATTTCCGGAAAAGAGGAACATCAACGTTACGAAGTTTTAATAGAAAATATAAAGAATATCAAGGATAATTTGGGTGATACTATTAACAGTATTAACAGTATTATTaaacccaattttttttttgaaaaaataaattaa